In Stigmatopora nigra isolate UIUO_SnigA chromosome 2, RoL_Snig_1.1, whole genome shotgun sequence, a single window of DNA contains:
- the nudt14 gene encoding uridine diphosphate glucose pyrophosphatase NUDT14 yields MEEINNIEVVPCTESDYLKPFRVHYNQNGTKKSWDFMRTHDSVSVLIFNTTSHCFVLVKQFRPAVYMCELERAKTQPCPATEKTEEGATEAVASVSESQEGQAETEGGSSSAGPPVTTGIMYELCAGLVDKPNLSLEEIARQEVLEECGYDVPASKLKRITSYRSGVGVTGSKQTMFYAEVSDDNCVSAGGGEPREGELIEVVKIPLHEAMTFAYNERIPKTMGVIFSFIWFHNNMSPKYKISTNV; encoded by the exons ATGGAAGAGATCAACAACATTGAAGTCGTTCCATGCACCGAATCCGACTACTTGAAGCCGTTCAGGGTTCACTACAACCAG AATGGAACAAAAAAGTCTTGGGACTTCATGCGAACACATGACAG TGTATCTGTGCTGATATTCAACACCACCTCCCACTGTTTTGTACTTGTCAAGCAGTTCCGTCCAG CTGTATACATGTGTGAGTTGGAAAGAGCCAAGACACAACCATGTCCGGCCACTGAAAAAACAGAGGAGGGGGCCACCGAAGCTGTCGCCTCAGTCTCCGAGAGTCAGGAGGGCCAAGCAGAGACAGAAGGGGGTAGCTCATCTGCCGGGCCACCGGTTACCACAGGCATCATGTATGAGCTATGTGCTGGGCTGGTGGACAAACCCAACCTCTCCTTGGAAGAGATTGCCAGACAGGAAGTGCTAGAGGAATGTGGCTACGATGTACCAGCTTCAAAACTCAAGCGCATTACTTCTTACAG gTCCGGTGTGGGAGTCACAGGTTCCAAGCAGACCATGTTTTACGCAGAAGTATCTGACGACAACTGCGTGAGTGCAGGTGGAGGTGAGCCACGGGAGGGAGAGCTCATTGAAGTGGTCAAAATCCCGTTACACGAAGCCATGACCTTTGCTTACAACGAGCGTATACCCAAAACCATGGGCGTCATATTTAGCTTCATTTGGTTCCATAACAACATGTCCCCTAAATACAAGATCTCCACCAATGTGTAA
- the knl1 gene encoding uncharacterized protein knl1 encodes MDPSDIGKNDDNTGFTSNRRISSILKAPRKSVRFQDSELRENEVPCAKPEKHEKRNSRRVSFAPANDVLLFSKDVKNGSPIRTPFQELMSMVEPMQKSVQVLQVEDVNQEILGMPFYLIIINQNVLSCCVHISFVFQINIGIPQINTPLHATELNGKVNFENGQDFGEKTVVFSEDDVFMDMTQSHTINITHNGLLDASQSHPNTLNSCGNKTSAKRETILMGLSHNMSTGGITDFKVTSSVSASKASSNNLLSLSKSSGSNVTLLETSHSQIPQIKSQRVDLNKENQAPSFQVYLEKEKSGHNGMDITTTHAELEDDDDDDDDPFRCLIPSQKMYSQSDIVSQSRHAPKTPHKQTSMMEGLSNQKAVFGVRFDKENAEDYLQITDPISFKKQSSAASQQQICNSKQKCTEKTWSTADDDCMDMTQSYPVKIMNEQLSSSPTPNLGISLSEGKNDILASSMEKKNKESKELTKETAQTVSPDIVLEPKFKHFLATLFKPECQRVTSGDAGMTQMKEANEQPFIGHSSHPKEDQKKLMTTFPKVSILENTGSNEPIQYPLPMKKIQLEVGQTIFQQVPSARQRSSYISGKEMTLKVNDQINSATQEDCRGQSGMQPVVLEYDGVNSTTLPTKSNQTMDSSSSTHTNSTHSDGSTFKHSMSDSRFDDSDVQKLENGTLTVLQFFQLFSIDFVIHKPRQSISHGKLPYTGCSPMDQLKNRHINHPQKMVYEGNLEILSGNVEGLYARMMHLNKPLNVINKSLWNEMKKSSEKEISTFGAKLKERNNFFRKMSKVRSHEMKEALYSNLAQAITDEQEKLKSKVALSDEMIKILDGCIYDLEADLATIEDKGTQNMASLKSLEEEIKNANDTLGDKKRQMYEMDLQTRQASRKLDILKNETKNLQGFVKMLNIVTEWRFGEKMDNHTIYTFLYDTLHLQVVHKGDSAEKEAEKKTSNINFKFLLDEEKSQDHTRLVHKLLSQYIEGETAWVEKYPTYRHIPKLLHDVSLVVSHCRLLGEEIRLMRMWGGLRLNIVDISCVDTRVNITFSSVKRLSRFEVTLSVSLVNHFYVVQLQAFNNFFGDATACQIKQIVESFSPGKKHLTKIVKKINCDLLS; translated from the exons CGGGAAAATGAG gTTCCATGTGCCAAAccagaaaaacatgaaaaaagaaaTTCCAGAAGAGTTAGTTTTGCACCAGCCAACGATGTTCTTCTTTTTtccaa GGATGTGAAGAATGGCTCTCCTATCCGAACTCCATTTCAAGAATTAATGTCTATGG TGGAGCCAAtgcaaaaaag TGTTCAGGTATTGCAAGTGGAAGATGTGAATCAAGAAATTTTAGGTAtgcctttttatttaattattataaatCAAAATGTGTTGTCTTGTTGTGTACATATTTCATTTGTGTTCCAAATCAACATAGGAATCCCACAGATAAATACACCTCTTCACGCTACTGAactaaatggaaag GTCAACTTTGAAAATGGGCaagattttggagaaaaaacgGTGGTGTTTTCTGAGGATGATGTCTTCATGGATATGACCCAAAGTCACACTATCAACATTACTCATAACGGTCTTTTAGATGCCTCACAGAGTCATCCAAACACTTTGAATTCTTGTGGGAACAAGACCTCTGCAAAAAGAGAAACCATTCTGATGGGTCTAAGCCATAACATGAGCACTGGGGGAATCACAGATTTTAAAGTCACGTCATCAGTGTCAGCTTCAAAAGCCTCTTCCAACAATTTACTCAGTCTTTCAAAATCTTCTGGATCAAATGTGACCCTTTTGGAAACATCACATTCTCAAATTCCCCAGATTAAATCACAGAGGGTAGACCTCAATAAAGAAAACCAAGCTCCAAGCTTTCAAGTTTATTTGGAAAAGGAAAAATCCGGTCACAATGGCATGGATATCACAACTACTCATGCGGAATTGgaagatgacgatgatgatgatgatgatcccTTTCGGTGTCTTATCCCCTCGCAAAAAATGTATTCCCAATCTGATATTGTATCACAATCAAGACACGCCCCAAAGACTCCACACAAGCAGACCAGCATGATGGAAGGATTGTCTAATCAAAAAG CGGTGTTTGGAGTCAG GTTTGACAAGGAAAATGCTGAAGATTATCTTCAAATAACTG atccaatctcatttaaaaaacagtcTTCAGCTGCAAGTCAACAGCAAATT tgcaattcaaaacaaaaatgcacagAGAAAACGTGGTCCACCGCAGATGACGACTGTATGGACATGACGCAAAGCTATCCTGTGAAGATCATGAATGAGCAGCTCTCATCTTCCCCAACACCAAATTTGGGAATTTCTCTCTCagaaggaaaaaatgacattttagcatCATctatggaaaagaaaaacaaagaatcaAAAGAATTGACAAAAGAAACGGCCCAAACTGTGTCACCAGACATAGTTTTGGAGCCCAAATTTAAACACTTCCTAGCAACCCTCTTTAAACCCGAATGCCAAAGGGTTACTTCCGGAGATGCTGGCATGACTCAAATGAAGGAAGCCAATGAGCAACCATTTATTGGGCATTCAAGCCATCCCAAAGAAGACCAGAAGAAGCTTATGACAACATTCCCAAAAGTGTCTATTTTAGAAAATACAGGAAGCAATGAACCAATCCAATATCCGTTACCGATGAAGAAAATACAACTTGAAGTTGGACAAACCATATTTCAGCAGGTGCCATCAGCTAGACAGAGATCATCTTATATTTCAG GGAAGGAAATGACATTAAAAGTGAATGATCAG ATCAATTCTGCTACTCAAGAGGACTGCCGAGGACAGTCG gGAATGCAACCTGTTGTTCTGGAATATGATGGTGTGAACAGCACTACTTTGCCAACAAAGTCAAACCAGACAATGGATTCTTCCAGCAGTACACATACAAACAGTACCCATAGTGATGGATCTA CTTTTAAACACAGCATGTCAGATTCCCGCTTTGATGACAGTGATGTGCAG AAATTAGAGAATGGCACTCTGACGGTGCTACAGTTCTTTCAACTCTTCAGCATAGACTTTGTGATCCATAAGCCCCGACAAAGCATAAGTCATGGCAAG cttcCATATACTGGTTGCTCACCAATGGACCAATTGAAAAATAGACATATAAATCATCCCCAAAAAATGGTTTATGAAGGTAATTTGGAAATACTCTCAGGAAATGTTGAAGG GTTGTATGCCAGAATGATGCACTTAAACAAACCCCTCAATGTCATTAATAAAAGTTTGTGGAATGAGATGAAAAAATCTTCAGAAAAGGAG ATCTCAACTTTTGGTGCAAAATTAAAAGAGAGAAACAATTTCTTCAGAAAGATGAGCAAAGTCCGCTCACATGAAATGAAGGAGGCCCTGTACTCAAATCTTGCACAAGCCATTACG GATGAGCAAGAGAAGTTAAAAAGTAAAGTTGCTCTATCTGATGAGATGATCAAAATTCTGGATGGCTGTATTTATGATTTGGAAGCAG ATCTTGCAACAATTGAAGATAAAGGAACTCAAAATATGGCTAGCCTGAAGTCACTTGAAGAAG AAATAAAGAATGCAAATGATACTTTGGGGGACAAAAAACG ACAGATGTATGAAATGGATCTGCAGACAAGACAGGCTTCAAGAAAActggacattttgaaaaatgagacaaaaaaccTTCAGGGCTTCGTCAAGATGCTGAATAT TGTCACTGAATGGCGATTCGGAgagaagatggacaaccacaCAATATACACTTTCCTCTATGACACATTGCATCTACAAGTGGTGCACAAag GAGATAGTGCTGAAAAGGAAGCTGAGAAGAAAACGTCAAAcatcaatttcaaatttcttCTTGATG AGGAAAAATCACAGGACCATACCAGGTTGGTTCACAAACTGCTTTCTCAGTACATTGAGGGTGAAACAGCATGGGTGGAGAAGTACCCAACATATAGACATATTCCAAAG CTGCTCCATGACGTGTCCTTGGTGGTGAGTCACTGTCGTCTTTTGGGAGAGGAGATACGACTGATGAGAATGTGGGGAGGTTTACGATTAAACATCGTGGACATTAGCTGTGTGGACACTAG AGTGAATATTACCTTCAGCAGTGTGAAGAGACTTTCCAGGTTTGAGGTCACGTTGTCAGTCAGTTTGGTCAACCACTTCTATGTTGTTCAACTGCAAGCCTTCAACAACTTCTTTGGAGATGCAAC GGCCTGTCAAATCAAACAGATTGTGGAATCATTCAGTCCAGGCAAGAAACACTTGACAAAAATTGTAAAGAAAATTAATTGTGACTTACTTTCTTAA